From Spirosoma aerolatum, one genomic window encodes:
- a CDS encoding cryptochrome/photolyase family protein, with product MTETLSLVWLRRDLRLHDNAALYHALKSGRPVLPVFIFDRTILDALDERADRRVEFIVQEINRLQAELTAMGSTLVVRYGHPIAVWKELIQQYSIGDVFTNYDYEVYAKERDKAVGELLNEQGIGFHTSKDQTIFDRDEILSGKKAPYTVFTPYSKKWREELTEFYLRAYPTERYFSHFWKTQPERILTLAELNFKAVGEPFPARTVSDELLNTYKKTRDLPALQHGTSQLSIHLRFGTISIRELARQAKAANDSTFLNELCWRDFYFQVLHHFPHVEKNSFRPKYDRIDWRNNEEEFAKWCEGQTGYPIVDAGMRQLNTIGWMHNRVRMITASFLCKHLLIDWRWGEAYFAKKLRDYDLAANNGGWQWAAGSGTDAAPYFRVFNPILQAEKFDPKEVYIRRWVPEFGSSKYTKPMVDHAMVRERAITTYKKALNQQED from the coding sequence ATGACTGAAACACTATCGCTGGTCTGGCTCCGGCGTGATTTACGACTACACGATAATGCCGCTTTATACCACGCCCTTAAAAGCGGCCGCCCTGTTTTACCCGTTTTTATTTTTGATCGTACCATTCTGGATGCGCTGGACGAACGAGCCGACCGACGCGTTGAGTTTATCGTTCAGGAAATCAATCGGCTACAGGCTGAACTGACGGCTATGGGGTCGACACTCGTTGTACGATACGGTCATCCAATTGCCGTTTGGAAGGAACTGATTCAGCAGTATTCCATCGGCGATGTGTTTACGAATTACGATTATGAAGTGTATGCCAAAGAGCGGGATAAAGCAGTTGGCGAGCTGTTGAATGAACAGGGGATAGGGTTTCATACGAGTAAAGACCAGACCATTTTTGATCGGGACGAGATTCTTAGTGGCAAAAAAGCGCCCTACACGGTTTTTACGCCTTACAGTAAAAAGTGGCGCGAGGAGTTGACAGAATTCTACCTCCGGGCCTATCCAACCGAACGGTATTTTTCACATTTCTGGAAAACCCAGCCTGAACGAATACTTACACTGGCCGAATTGAACTTCAAGGCCGTAGGTGAACCTTTTCCGGCGCGTACCGTGTCGGATGAGTTGCTGAACACCTACAAAAAAACGCGTGATTTGCCTGCCTTACAGCATGGGACCAGCCAGCTAAGTATTCATCTGCGGTTCGGTACAATTAGCATCCGTGAGTTAGCCCGGCAGGCGAAAGCTGCCAATGATAGCACCTTCCTGAATGAACTTTGCTGGCGTGATTTCTACTTTCAGGTACTGCATCATTTTCCGCACGTCGAAAAAAACTCATTCCGCCCTAAATACGACCGGATTGACTGGCGGAACAACGAAGAGGAGTTTGCGAAATGGTGTGAAGGACAAACGGGCTACCCTATTGTAGATGCTGGGATGCGCCAGCTAAACACGATAGGCTGGATGCATAATCGGGTCAGAATGATCACGGCTAGTTTTCTGTGTAAGCACCTGCTGATCGACTGGCGGTGGGGCGAAGCCTATTTTGCCAAAAAATTGCGCGATTATGATCTGGCTGCTAATAATGGAGGCTGGCAATGGGCAGCGGGCTCGGGTACCGATGCAGCTCCTTATTTCCGTGTATTCAATCCGATTTTGCAGGCCGAAAAGTTCGACCCGAAAGAAGTTTATATTCGGCGCTGGGTTCCTGAGTTCGGAAGTTCGAAATATACCAAGCCTATGGTCGACCATGCCATGGTTCGCGAGCGGGCCATCACAACCTACAAAAAGGCGTTAAACCAGCAAGAAGATTAG
- a CDS encoding DUF4249 domain-containing protein, with protein MRQFLSYVLLLTAFTACIDRVELPIRTEVPRLVVEGQITNEAPPYTIRLTYTGNYTSGGQNQGDQYVREAQVSLADDRGRSTRFVMMGSGLYQTTDTTFRGQVGRSYSLTIVLSDGKRYVTKPEQMPAVPVIDSISGQLVKTNNLAKPYAFSYGVNTIDPANEKNYYRWTGYGYTNRLSLGSPCSLGSPNKCFTRCWITESTNVVNIYSDDAINGNPIRNRFVLQIPVYAIGPQLVELQQYGITQANYQFWKLYQQQNARTGSIFDPLPAPVTGNVVNANDPSDIARGYFAVTSITRKRLRTMNYSAPFYPAVASYIASQILPDGDCRNTYGPVPVTEPDGWQ; from the coding sequence ATGCGTCAGTTTCTAAGTTATGTCCTGCTTCTGACGGCATTTACGGCCTGCATCGACCGGGTCGAACTGCCTATTCGTACAGAAGTGCCCCGGCTGGTTGTGGAAGGGCAGATTACCAATGAAGCACCACCCTATACGATACGATTGACCTATACAGGAAATTATACGAGTGGAGGGCAGAATCAGGGCGATCAATATGTACGGGAAGCACAGGTAAGTCTGGCTGATGATCGGGGGCGGTCGACGCGCTTTGTAATGATGGGGTCTGGGCTGTATCAAACTACCGATACCACCTTTCGGGGGCAGGTGGGGCGTTCCTATAGTTTAACCATTGTGCTAAGTGATGGTAAACGCTATGTGACGAAACCTGAGCAGATGCCCGCCGTGCCTGTGATCGATAGTATTTCGGGGCAATTGGTTAAAACCAATAATCTGGCTAAGCCTTATGCCTTTTCGTATGGAGTGAATACGATTGACCCGGCCAATGAAAAAAACTACTACCGCTGGACGGGTTATGGGTATACAAATCGCTTGTCGCTAGGCTCTCCTTGTTCGCTGGGTAGTCCCAACAAATGTTTTACCCGCTGCTGGATAACCGAATCGACCAACGTAGTGAATATTTACAGCGACGACGCTATTAACGGTAACCCGATTCGGAATCGGTTTGTGCTCCAAATTCCTGTATATGCTATTGGTCCTCAGTTAGTTGAGTTGCAACAATATGGAATTACCCAGGCAAATTATCAGTTCTGGAAACTCTATCAACAGCAAAATGCCCGAACCGGAAGCATTTTTGACCCTCTACCGGCACCTGTAACGGGCAATGTTGTCAATGCGAACGATCCATCCGATATTGCTCGTGGTTATTTTGCTGTTACATCGATTACCCGAAAACGATTGCGTACGATGAATTACAGTGCCCCATTTTATCCGGCTGTGGCGAGCTATATTGCCAGTCAGATTTTACCCGATGGCGATTGTCGCAATACGTATGGCCCGGTGCCTGTAACAGAACCCGATGGCTGGCAATAA
- a CDS encoding TonB-dependent receptor, producing MGSTTFAQQKLRLSVVVRDGTTKKPIPGASLFIAETKAGARADSAGVISINHIPGVLTLYVSAVGYFRGRESVVLDFNKRVEYFLQPRSTDLEEVDVRATREDKNIKTVQMGQIQLSMPELKRMPVVLGEPDILKALTLQAGVTTAGEGAGGFNVRGGRSDQNLVLFDGAPLFNTSHLLGFYTNVNPDLVQDVSLNKGAFSAQYGGRVSSLLLMSSRNGNKDGWRLSGGLSPVSARVVVDGPISKKLTLLAGGRVAFPNYLLGLFPSESVKNSRAFFYDGSLKLTYTPDDRNTIAVSAYRSQDKFRFPGDTLYGWTSDVLTGRWSYLIRPNLQFNLTALYSGYHLNVDGVAPSLTFRFTSYIEQREAKADLFYTLQQKHKIQLGLNGIRYDVSTGEAEPTGENSSINPRRIAPERGRELGVYINTEWELTPKITLQAGLRYSAFAYLGAQTVYKYLDNLPRSEETVMDSTRYGNGQVIQAYGGLEPRLALRVQLAKNSAIKASAGRTRQYINLISNTTAITPLDFWKMSDRYIPPQIADQVSLGLFQNLAENTYELSLEGYYKRLQNQIEYRYGANLILNPTLETALLPAAGKAYGVEVGVSKNKGQLTGQINYTYARSLIAVQTPFDELRINGGDYYPSYIDRPHTLNIQARLALSHNWTFSTNFVYYTGVPATYPDGQFTFNGEPVQDYSRRNADRIPDYHRLDIAFSKDTRFNKAQKRYGVWTLGIYNVYAHKNPYSIYFTRYNQRTESYRLSVFGTMIPSIAYNFYF from the coding sequence TTGGGTTCTACAACATTCGCACAACAGAAGCTTAGGCTCAGTGTAGTAGTGCGCGATGGAACAACGAAAAAGCCAATTCCCGGAGCCAGTTTGTTTATTGCTGAAACCAAAGCAGGAGCCAGAGCCGATAGTGCCGGGGTAATTTCGATTAATCATATACCGGGTGTATTAACCCTGTATGTATCGGCAGTGGGCTACTTTCGAGGCCGCGAGAGCGTCGTGCTCGATTTTAATAAGCGCGTCGAATATTTTCTGCAACCGCGTTCTACGGACCTTGAAGAAGTCGATGTGCGGGCAACCCGTGAGGATAAAAATATCAAAACCGTACAGATGGGGCAGATTCAGCTCAGTATGCCCGAACTGAAACGGATGCCAGTAGTATTGGGTGAGCCCGATATTCTGAAAGCCCTGACCTTGCAGGCAGGTGTTACAACGGCAGGGGAGGGGGCTGGCGGATTCAACGTGCGCGGTGGGCGATCCGACCAGAATTTAGTCCTCTTCGATGGGGCTCCCCTGTTCAATACTTCGCATTTACTGGGTTTTTATACGAATGTTAATCCCGATCTGGTTCAGGATGTTAGTCTAAATAAAGGCGCTTTTTCGGCTCAGTACGGTGGCCGGGTATCGTCATTATTACTCATGAGCAGCCGAAATGGAAATAAGGATGGCTGGCGACTTTCGGGCGGCCTTAGTCCAGTGAGTGCACGGGTAGTTGTAGATGGCCCCATCTCGAAAAAGCTTACATTGCTGGCTGGTGGACGCGTCGCCTTCCCAAATTATCTACTCGGCTTATTTCCGTCAGAAAGTGTTAAAAACAGCCGGGCGTTTTTTTACGATGGTAGCCTGAAACTCACCTATACACCCGACGACCGAAACACCATTGCGGTGTCGGCCTACCGGAGTCAGGACAAATTTCGGTTTCCGGGCGATACCTTGTATGGATGGACATCCGACGTACTGACCGGGCGCTGGAGTTACCTGATACGGCCTAACCTTCAGTTCAATCTGACTGCACTCTACAGCGGTTATCACCTGAATGTCGATGGCGTAGCTCCCAGCCTGACGTTCCGGTTTACCTCATACATCGAACAGCGGGAAGCCAAAGCCGATCTATTTTACACCCTTCAGCAGAAACATAAAATTCAACTGGGTTTGAATGGGATTCGGTACGACGTCAGCACGGGCGAGGCTGAGCCAACGGGCGAAAACTCCAGCATCAATCCCCGTCGTATTGCACCAGAGCGTGGCCGTGAGCTAGGTGTTTATATAAATACAGAATGGGAATTGACGCCCAAAATTACCTTGCAGGCAGGATTGCGGTATTCCGCATTTGCCTATCTGGGTGCCCAAACGGTGTATAAATATTTGGATAACTTGCCCCGCTCGGAGGAAACCGTTATGGATTCGACTCGCTACGGCAATGGTCAGGTTATTCAGGCCTACGGTGGTCTGGAACCTCGGCTGGCACTACGAGTCCAGTTAGCGAAGAACAGCGCAATCAAAGCCAGTGCTGGACGAACGCGTCAATACATAAACCTAATTTCGAATACTACGGCCATTACGCCACTCGACTTCTGGAAGATGAGCGACCGTTATATCCCTCCTCAGATTGCCGATCAGGTATCGTTGGGGTTATTCCAGAATCTGGCTGAGAATACCTACGAATTGAGTCTGGAGGGGTACTACAAACGGTTACAAAACCAGATTGAATACCGATATGGAGCGAATCTGATCCTGAATCCAACCCTCGAAACGGCCCTGCTGCCTGCCGCTGGCAAAGCGTATGGGGTTGAAGTAGGCGTAAGTAAGAATAAAGGCCAGCTGACCGGACAGATCAACTACACCTATGCCCGGTCGCTGATAGCGGTGCAAACGCCCTTTGATGAACTACGGATTAATGGGGGAGACTATTACCCGTCCTACATCGACCGACCCCACACGCTCAATATTCAGGCTCGACTAGCTCTATCGCACAACTGGACGTTCTCGACCAATTTTGTGTATTATACGGGCGTACCGGCTACCTATCCCGATGGTCAGTTTACATTCAATGGGGAGCCGGTTCAGGATTATTCCCGTCGCAATGCCGACCGGATTCCCGATTACCATCGGCTCGATATAGCGTTTTCGAAAGATACCCGTTTCAACAAAGCGCAAAAACGGTATGGGGTCTGGACATTGGGGATTTACAATGTCTACGCACACAAAAATCCCTATTCCATTTATTTCACGCGTTACAACCAGCGCACCGAATCGTACCGGCTGTCAGTATTTGGTACGATGATTCCGTCTATCGCCTACAATTTTTACTTCTGA
- a CDS encoding GNAT family N-acetyltransferase — translation MIKPEIVNDQYIVQVASEDHLRLAETICREMEESAKARGTGIAKRSPIYVMEKMLEGKAIIATTLSGEWVGFCYIETWDHGKFVANSGLIVHPDYRKSGIATRIKAKAFELSRTMFPTAKIIGITTSLAVMKINSDLGYQPVTLSELPADEAFWKGCQTCANFDILTRTNRKHCLCTGMLYDPEEHKKEEKDEKWNFLKESKLYERWMRIKNRILLRLNPSDRSRSRRPEREMEVA, via the coding sequence ATGATTAAGCCCGAAATAGTCAACGATCAATATATTGTTCAGGTTGCCAGTGAAGATCATCTTCGGCTGGCCGAAACCATCTGCCGTGAGATGGAGGAGAGTGCTAAGGCCCGGGGAACCGGTATCGCTAAGCGTTCGCCAATTTATGTCATGGAAAAAATGCTCGAGGGAAAGGCGATTATCGCCACGACACTCTCGGGCGAATGGGTTGGGTTTTGCTATATCGAAACCTGGGACCACGGTAAGTTTGTGGCCAATTCGGGCCTGATCGTGCATCCCGATTACCGCAAGAGTGGAATCGCTACCCGGATCAAAGCTAAGGCATTTGAACTCTCCCGGACGATGTTCCCGACGGCTAAGATTATCGGTATTACGACGAGTCTGGCTGTTATGAAAATCAACTCGGACCTGGGTTATCAACCCGTAACGTTGAGCGAGTTGCCAGCCGACGAAGCGTTCTGGAAAGGTTGTCAGACCTGTGCGAACTTCGACATCCTGACGCGTACGAACCGGAAGCACTGCCTCTGCACGGGTATGCTCTACGATCCTGAAGAGCATAAGAAAGAGGAAAAGGATGAAAAATGGAATTTCTTGAAGGAGTCGAAGCTCTATGAACGCTGGATGCGAATCAAGAATCGTATCCTGTTACGGTTGAATCCGTCCGATCGTTCGCGTTCGCGCAGACCTGAACGCGAGATGGAAGTAGCCTAA
- a CDS encoding ion transporter, translated as MLALRKSLYRILETSAGKRRGISLIFNLILIGIITLNAIAIVLHTVPEYNLRFARLFYDFEVFSVGFFTIEYLLRLWVCVENEKYHHPFWGRLRYMFSTSAIIDFLAIFPFYFSLFATDLAIVRILRLFRIFRLFRISRYSHAFRLIQSVVSDKKEELVLSTILVVFMLIIVSSIMYYVEHNAQPDKFSSIPATMWWGVTAMTTVGYGDIHPITPLGKFLGGIAAIVGIGLFALPTGILVSGFNEHIRVHKGGHSRQRCPHCGKEI; from the coding sequence ATGTTAGCCCTCCGTAAATCGCTCTACCGTATTCTTGAAACTTCGGCCGGAAAGCGCCGGGGAATAAGTCTGATCTTTAACTTGATCCTGATCGGCATTATCACGCTGAACGCCATCGCGATAGTGCTACATACAGTGCCGGAGTACAATCTGCGTTTTGCCCGACTATTTTACGACTTTGAGGTATTCTCCGTCGGTTTTTTCACGATTGAATACCTTCTTCGTCTGTGGGTGTGCGTCGAAAATGAGAAATACCATCATCCTTTTTGGGGGCGGTTGCGCTATATGTTTTCAACGTCGGCTATTATCGATTTTCTAGCCATATTCCCTTTCTACTTTTCGCTATTTGCCACCGATCTGGCCATCGTCCGGATTCTGCGCCTGTTCCGCATTTTCCGGCTTTTCCGTATTTCGCGGTATTCACACGCCTTCCGGCTCATTCAAAGCGTCGTTTCCGACAAAAAGGAGGAGTTAGTGCTGAGCACGATACTGGTTGTTTTTATGCTCATCATTGTTTCCAGTATTATGTATTACGTAGAACACAATGCGCAACCCGATAAGTTTTCGAGTATTCCGGCAACCATGTGGTGGGGCGTTACGGCCATGACAACCGTGGGCTACGGCGACATTCACCCCATTACGCCACTAGGGAAGTTTTTAGGTGGCATTGCGGCTATTGTGGGGATTGGCTTATTCGCCTTGCCGACTGGTATTCTGGTATCGGGTTTCAATGAACATATCCGTGTTCATAAAGGTGGACATAGCCGTCAGCGCTGCCCGCATTGCGGAAAAGAAATTTAA
- a CDS encoding trimeric intracellular cation channel family protein encodes MTIWYIIDLVGTSVFAISGALSALSKKMYHDVVALFFVGFLTAVGGGTTRDVIIGAHPIAWIRDPTYLVVIFVSVIIAVMGRNWWRGAFRRPLLLFDTIGLGLFTILGMQKALLAGVNDWAAILLGIITALFGGVIRDTFVNELPLILDRQLYVTPCLLGAILYQVNARLGVDPTLNVILSAGLITLFRLIAIRKDWTLPRIQN; translated from the coding sequence ATGACTATCTGGTATATCATTGATCTGGTTGGTACAAGTGTCTTTGCCATTTCCGGTGCGCTTTCCGCTTTGAGTAAGAAAATGTACCATGATGTAGTGGCCCTGTTTTTTGTTGGTTTTCTGACGGCTGTGGGTGGAGGAACCACTCGGGATGTCATCATTGGGGCGCATCCAATTGCCTGGATACGTGATCCGACTTATCTGGTTGTTATTTTCGTCAGCGTTATTATCGCCGTAATGGGGCGTAACTGGTGGCGGGGTGCCTTCCGGCGACCTTTACTGCTGTTCGATACCATTGGCCTGGGCCTTTTCACCATTCTGGGTATGCAGAAAGCATTGCTTGCTGGCGTAAATGATTGGGCTGCTATACTGCTGGGTATCATAACAGCACTGTTTGGTGGCGTTATTCGGGACACATTCGTTAATGAGTTACCCCTCATTCTGGATCGGCAGTTGTACGTGACACCCTGTTTATTGGGAGCAATTCTCTATCAGGTAAACGCGCGGCTGGGCGTCGATCCAACCCTCAACGTTATCCTGTCGGCAGGCTTGATTACCCTCTTTCGGCTCATCGCCATTCGTAAGGATTGGACATTACCCCGGATTCAGAATTGA
- a CDS encoding DNA polymerase III subunit gamma/tau has product MENFVVSARKYRPATFDTVVGQEHITTTLKNAIKTNHLASAFLFCGPRGVGKTTCARILAKTINCQNLTPEGEACDTCDSCVSFTQNASFNIHELDAASNNSVEDIRNLIDQVRYPPQSGKYKIYIIDEVHMLSSAAFNAFLKTLEEPPSYAIFILATTEKHKILPTILSRCQIFDFNRIQPGHISAHLAKIASKEAITAEAEALDLIAQKADGGLRDALSMFDLNVTFAADRVIRYKEVLDNLHILDYDYYFKLTDLLLAGNLPQSLLTVDEILRKGFDGHQFVVGFCRHFRDLLVCKDPATVQLLQVTENVRRQYLDQATKAPMSFLLSALSLGGQCDMNYKQAKDQRLHIELWLMKLANLRNALNWDSMPELPLNGTHNGDATSLVQSGTEKKNGEPNPIQSAASSSGTSASGASQPLTTHPITSEPVHGYQSGPATNGKDSSVVEKASANGHIAPVNGPLTVGAPAAVPPKPQYAPPARPASSRLRSTVSLTAGPASTATDTEEVVTIKTHNRPDKPFSFDELRDQWATFARLRRQQNDITSEQVVLNRDLVLDGTTIRLTLDNTLQVDFLTELKPELLGYLRRELQNSQIQIEHQVVIQEVKKMIYSSQDKYNYMAEKNPALHELRKVLNLEVDY; this is encoded by the coding sequence ATGGAAAATTTCGTGGTCTCGGCCCGCAAGTACCGTCCGGCTACTTTCGATACCGTAGTCGGGCAAGAGCATATTACGACTACCCTTAAGAACGCTATCAAGACCAACCACTTAGCGTCGGCGTTTTTATTTTGTGGGCCACGTGGCGTTGGCAAAACGACCTGTGCCCGGATTCTGGCTAAAACCATTAACTGCCAAAACCTGACGCCCGAAGGCGAAGCCTGCGATACCTGTGATTCCTGCGTGAGCTTTACGCAGAATGCTTCGTTTAATATTCATGAACTGGATGCTGCTTCCAATAACTCGGTTGAAGATATACGCAATCTGATCGATCAGGTTCGTTACCCACCCCAATCAGGAAAGTATAAGATCTACATCATCGACGAGGTTCACATGCTGTCGTCGGCGGCTTTCAATGCGTTTCTGAAAACCCTGGAGGAGCCACCCTCCTACGCCATTTTTATTCTGGCCACGACCGAAAAGCATAAAATTCTGCCCACGATTCTGTCGCGCTGTCAGATTTTCGACTTCAACCGAATTCAGCCGGGGCACATTTCCGCTCACTTGGCCAAGATTGCCTCGAAAGAGGCTATTACCGCTGAAGCCGAAGCCCTGGACTTGATCGCTCAAAAAGCTGACGGGGGGCTACGCGACGCACTATCGATGTTTGACCTGAACGTCACTTTTGCGGCCGACCGGGTGATTCGGTACAAGGAAGTGCTGGACAACCTGCATATTCTCGACTACGATTACTATTTCAAACTGACGGATTTACTGCTGGCTGGTAACTTGCCCCAGAGTTTGCTGACGGTCGATGAAATCCTCAGAAAAGGCTTCGACGGCCATCAGTTTGTGGTAGGCTTCTGCCGCCATTTCCGCGATTTGCTGGTTTGCAAAGATCCGGCTACAGTCCAACTGCTACAGGTAACCGAAAACGTTCGGCGGCAATACCTCGACCAGGCCACCAAAGCCCCTATGTCGTTTTTACTCTCAGCCCTGAGCCTGGGTGGTCAGTGCGACATGAACTACAAGCAGGCTAAAGATCAGCGGCTACACATCGAACTGTGGCTAATGAAACTGGCCAACCTGCGAAATGCGCTGAACTGGGATTCGATGCCGGAGCTTCCGCTCAATGGAACGCATAACGGCGATGCTACTTCGTTGGTCCAATCGGGCACTGAAAAAAAAAACGGCGAACCGAACCCCATCCAGTCAGCAGCCAGTAGTTCAGGCACCTCAGCGAGTGGTGCCAGTCAGCCACTAACTACGCATCCTATTACGAGTGAACCAGTTCATGGCTACCAATCGGGCCCAGCGACCAATGGCAAGGACTCATCGGTTGTAGAAAAAGCATCGGCTAACGGGCATATAGCTCCGGTGAATGGGCCTCTAACGGTAGGGGCACCAGCTGCGGTTCCCCCTAAACCCCAGTATGCTCCCCCGGCCCGACCGGCTAGCAGCCGACTGCGTTCAACCGTTTCCTTAACGGCTGGTCCGGCATCAACAGCCACCGACACGGAGGAAGTCGTCACGATCAAAACCCATAATCGACCTGACAAACCATTCAGCTTTGACGAATTGCGAGATCAGTGGGCCACCTTCGCCCGATTGCGTCGACAACAAAACGACATCACTTCCGAACAGGTTGTCCTGAACCGCGATCTGGTCCTGGACGGCACAACGATTCGGCTTACGCTCGACAATACGCTTCAGGTCGACTTTTTAACGGAGCTAAAGCCTGAGCTATTGGGTTATCTGCGTCGGGAATTACAGAATAGCCAGATTCAGATTGAGCATCAGGTAGTTATTCAGGAAGTAAAGAAAATGATCTATAGCTCGCAGGATAAATACAACTACATGGCCGAAAAGAATCCTGCCCTTCATGAACTCCGTAAAGTCCTGAATCTGGAAGTAGACTATTGA
- a CDS encoding tetratricopeptide repeat protein, translated as MSILKTIFLSLLALVIPLMAPAQTINDPLAQQTILKVLDHIYSLEFTESDALIRQLQSRYPQNPAAYILRATQLDIQHLPLAENKAATAQFVQAVEQGLQLSKRMLDKNEDDPEAIFFMLTCHSYMAMLYNNQGESLKAVGESKKAYSYLRDGFKLMEKNPDFYFTTGLYNYYVERYPIDHPIVRPFMVFFADGDIPLGIRQMDMATRKAIFMRPVANYYLAHLLMKHETNPAKAAGYTRYLVDKYPNNPLFAMSYAESLLLAGRYAEARPYVQRLKQMPNKLVPLAYHTFSGMLAEHLDKDDKEAAEYYNQSLKLPYNDPYTKEYMAFAYAGLARIAARNNDANRAKMYYKKALSIGEYKSLIKEAKTYK; from the coding sequence TTGTCCATCCTGAAAACTATTTTTTTGAGTCTGCTCGCTCTCGTAATTCCCCTGATGGCACCAGCGCAGACTATAAATGACCCTCTGGCTCAACAAACCATTCTGAAGGTCCTCGATCATATCTATAGCCTTGAGTTTACAGAATCGGATGCCCTGATTCGCCAGCTACAGAGCCGCTATCCGCAGAATCCGGCGGCCTACATTTTACGCGCCACTCAACTGGATATTCAGCATCTGCCATTGGCTGAAAATAAAGCCGCTACAGCCCAGTTTGTTCAGGCTGTTGAGCAGGGTTTACAGCTATCGAAGCGAATGCTCGATAAAAACGAAGATGATCCTGAAGCAATTTTCTTTATGCTGACCTGCCACAGCTATATGGCTATGCTCTACAACAATCAGGGCGAATCGCTCAAAGCCGTTGGGGAGTCGAAAAAGGCGTATAGTTACCTGCGTGATGGGTTTAAACTGATGGAAAAGAACCCAGACTTTTACTTCACCACCGGCCTTTATAATTACTACGTCGAACGCTACCCCATCGATCACCCGATTGTTCGGCCGTTTATGGTTTTCTTCGCTGATGGTGATATTCCGCTGGGCATTCGTCAGATGGATATGGCAACCCGGAAGGCTATTTTCATGCGACCCGTGGCCAATTATTATCTGGCACATTTGCTGATGAAGCATGAAACCAACCCCGCAAAAGCAGCCGGGTATACAAGGTATTTGGTCGATAAGTATCCCAATAATCCGCTGTTTGCCATGAGCTATGCAGAGTCGTTACTGCTGGCAGGCCGCTATGCTGAGGCTCGGCCGTATGTGCAACGGTTAAAACAGATGCCCAATAAACTGGTTCCATTGGCCTATCATACCTTTTCGGGTATGCTGGCCGAGCACCTGGATAAAGACGACAAAGAAGCGGCTGAATATTATAATCAATCGCTCAAACTGCCTTACAACGACCCCTATACAAAAGAATATATGGCCTTTGCTTACGCGGGCCTGGCCCGAATTGCTGCTCGTAACAACGACGCGAACCGCGCCAAAATGTATTATAAAAAAGCTTTGTCGATAGGAGAGTACAAGTCGTTGATTAAGGAGGCTAAAACGTATAAATAG